The Chryseobacterium tructae genome has a window encoding:
- a CDS encoding helix-turn-helix domain-containing protein, which translates to MLLSDEGKELLKSVITETIKAELKKLLEEKNIYEILQENPSNKSKQGAIKDQFLTRKETSALLKVSLVTLSNWQRSQTLIPHKIGKRVLYKKEDVETAMLKQNSNPKI; encoded by the coding sequence TTGCTTCTTTCAGATGAAGGTAAGGAATTACTCAAGTCTGTAATTACGGAAACAATAAAAGCAGAGCTTAAAAAGCTTTTGGAAGAAAAAAACATCTATGAGATTTTACAAGAAAATCCTTCCAACAAAAGCAAACAAGGAGCAATTAAAGACCAGTTTTTAACAAGAAAAGAGACTAGTGCATTATTAAAAGTAAGTCTAGTTACACTTTCAAACTGGCAAAGATCACAAACTCTTATTCCTCATAAAATAGGCAAAAGAGTTCTCTACAAAAAAGAAGATGTAGAGACTGCAATGTTGAAACAAAATTCTAATCCTAAAATTTAG
- a CDS encoding HlyD family secretion protein, giving the protein MKEEVLDNIELRSESVQDILTQPPSWMIRWGNTMIFIIILLIFVMSYIIKYPEFVPAPIIVTSQNPPEKLEARINSKVEKIFIKDHQEVKKNQVLMVMLSAANYKDVIALKQLIDSISPNQLSSFPIAQTSRYKLGEVQGEYNSFAKAFQDEDLFTRLQPYAPENLATNQSLSEARARITTLKQQKSLESAKYDLTRKNFQRSQELFNQGVISAMELENEKIKYLQAQQNLENLNISISQADEGISNLNKTKSGTVINTEKDKITYSSQTLQLFEQLRKAVKLWEQNYLVISSTDGVASFQQFFGENQFVKAAEPIVSILPDNKKSLVGRMSVPTVNSGKVVTGQKVLIKLDNYRFQEYGIIEGKVQNISLIPDDKGNYYVDVVLPKGLKTSYNKNLKFDKELRGNAEIVTQDLRLIERFFYQIRKLLGYQT; this is encoded by the coding sequence ATGAAAGAAGAAGTTTTAGACAATATTGAACTCCGTTCAGAAAGTGTACAGGATATTCTTACCCAACCTCCAAGCTGGATGATCCGTTGGGGGAACACTATGATATTTATAATTATCCTACTTATTTTTGTAATGAGTTACATTATAAAATATCCGGAGTTTGTACCCGCTCCTATTATAGTAACGTCTCAAAATCCTCCGGAAAAATTAGAGGCAAGAATCAACTCTAAGGTTGAGAAGATATTCATTAAAGATCATCAGGAAGTAAAGAAAAATCAAGTTTTAATGGTCATGTTATCAGCAGCCAACTACAAGGATGTTATTGCATTAAAACAACTGATAGACTCTATATCTCCAAACCAGTTAAGTTCTTTTCCTATAGCTCAGACGTCAAGATATAAGCTAGGAGAAGTGCAAGGTGAATACAATAGTTTTGCAAAAGCATTTCAGGATGAAGATCTTTTTACAAGATTACAACCCTATGCTCCTGAAAACCTAGCAACTAACCAAAGTTTATCTGAAGCAAGAGCGAGAATTACCACTTTGAAACAACAAAAAAGCCTGGAATCAGCCAAATATGATCTTACCAGAAAGAACTTTCAAAGATCTCAGGAACTATTTAATCAGGGAGTTATTTCTGCCATGGAACTTGAGAATGAAAAAATCAAATATCTTCAGGCTCAACAGAATCTTGAAAACCTCAATATTTCTATTTCGCAAGCTGATGAAGGTATTTCCAATCTAAACAAAACAAAAAGTGGAACTGTTATCAATACAGAAAAAGATAAAATCACTTATTCGTCACAAACTTTACAACTGTTCGAACAATTAAGGAAAGCGGTAAAGCTTTGGGAACAAAATTACCTTGTTATTTCATCTACGGATGGTGTTGCCAGCTTCCAACAGTTTTTTGGTGAAAATCAATTCGTAAAAGCAGCAGAACCTATTGTATCTATATTACCCGACAATAAAAAGAGTTTAGTAGGTAGAATGTCTGTTCCTACAGTGAATTCAGGAAAGGTTGTGACAGGGCAAAAAGTATTGATCAAACTAGACAATTATCGTTTTCAGGAATATGGAATCATAGAAGGGAAAGTTCAGAATATATCACTTATCCCGGATGATAAAGGAAATTACTATGTAGATGTCGTTTTACCAAAAGGATTAAAAACAAGCTATAATAAAAATCTGAAATTTGATAAAGAGCTTAGAGGAAATGCAGAAATTGTAACCCAAGACCTGAGACTTATCGAAAGATTCTTCTATCAGATCAGAAAACTATTAGGATACCAGACCTGA
- a CDS encoding phage integrase SAM-like domain-containing protein, whose amino-acid sequence MASIKFSCIKKGNPSSLNIRFYHGRNIDCNAQSHILINPNDWSEKMQKFKPNTDISIKNHINPLIENLKKEILMRFNIDYSKGDIINSKWLSKVIENLYKRPEGIEDHRIFFAPFIENFAKESEKRVNTKTGKVISPRTIQKYNTIKNQIEDFEQVKKTRLKITDINLEFHRQFTSYLKTDKKYSNTLIEKNISTIKGFIKEAKEQNLETNHEAESKKFTFRRDEPIDTYLSVSEIDLIYNLDLSKNERLDNVRDLFIIGVWTGLRISDLKRINSFLFNKNSIVISETQKTGAVIEIPIHQQVRKILTKRNNQLPHIISEQKFNEYIKEVNKEAEINEMTLGNIKNPNTNRKEKGYYPKFKLISSHTARRSFATNHYGKLPDNTIMAITGHKSHSQFMKYIKTTQKEHIEQVAKYWEQQDELKNSLPIFKKI is encoded by the coding sequence ATGGCAAGTATAAAATTTTCTTGTATTAAAAAAGGTAATCCCTCAAGTCTTAATATCCGTTTTTATCATGGTAGAAATATTGATTGTAATGCTCAATCTCATATTCTAATTAATCCCAATGACTGGAGTGAGAAGATGCAAAAGTTTAAACCTAACACAGACATTAGTATAAAAAACCACATTAATCCTTTAATAGAAAATTTGAAAAAGGAAATTTTGATGAGGTTTAATATTGATTATAGCAAAGGAGACATTATAAATTCAAAGTGGTTATCTAAAGTCATTGAAAATTTATACAAAAGACCTGAAGGCATTGAAGACCATAGAATTTTCTTTGCACCATTTATCGAAAATTTTGCCAAAGAATCAGAAAAAAGGGTAAACACCAAAACAGGAAAAGTAATATCTCCCCGAACCATCCAAAAATATAATACAATTAAAAATCAAATAGAAGATTTTGAACAAGTTAAGAAGACTCGGTTAAAAATTACAGATATTAACCTTGAATTTCACAGACAATTTACATCTTATTTAAAAACTGATAAAAAATATTCTAACACATTAATCGAAAAGAATATCTCTACAATTAAAGGATTTATAAAAGAAGCCAAAGAACAAAACTTAGAAACCAATCACGAAGCAGAAAGTAAAAAATTTACATTTAGGAGAGATGAACCAATAGATACCTATTTAAGCGTTTCAGAAATTGACCTCATCTATAATTTAGATTTATCAAAAAATGAGAGATTAGATAATGTTAGAGACTTATTTATTATTGGTGTTTGGACTGGTTTAAGGATTTCCGACTTAAAAAGAATCAATAGTTTCTTGTTTAACAAAAATTCCATTGTTATTTCTGAGACTCAAAAGACGGGAGCAGTCATAGAAATACCTATTCATCAACAAGTAAGAAAAATATTAACAAAAAGAAACAATCAGCTCCCCCATATTATTTCAGAACAAAAATTTAATGAGTACATTAAAGAAGTCAACAAAGAAGCCGAAATTAATGAAATGACTCTAGGAAATATTAAAAATCCTAACACAAATAGAAAAGAAAAGGGATATTATCCAAAATTCAAACTAATCTCAAGTCATACAGCAAGGAGAAGTTTTGCAACCAATCATTATGGAAAGTTACCAGATAATACTATAATGGCCATTACAGGACATAAGAGCCACTCTCAATTTATGAAGTATATTAAAACCACCCAAAAAGAGCACATAGAGCAGGTGGCTAAATACTGGGAACAACAAGATGAACTAAAAAATTCATTACCAATTTTTAAGAAAATTTAA